Proteins from one bacterium genomic window:
- the argS gene encoding arginine--tRNA ligase (catalyzes a two-step reaction, first charging an arginine molecule by linking its carboxyl group to the alpha-phosphate of ATP, followed by transfer of the aminoacyl-adenylate to its tRNA; class-I aminoacyl-tRNA synthetase) has translation ESREPHRLTSYAHEVSGLFHQFYHNCVILGEERDMTEARLHLCLVTRKVLRNVLDLIGIDAPEHMGEKD, from the coding sequence CGAGAGCCGGGAACCCCATCGGCTCACGTCCTACGCCCACGAGGTCTCCGGCCTGTTCCACCAGTTCTACCACAACTGCGTGATCCTCGGCGAGGAGCGGGACATGACAGAAGCGCGGCTCCACCTGTGCCTGGTCACGCGCAAGGTGCTGCGCAACGTGCTGGACCTGATCGGCATCGACGCGCCGGAACACATGGGAGAGAAGGACTGA